A single Acidaminococcus sp. DNA region contains:
- a CDS encoding DUF805 domain-containing protein, with protein sequence MSLFCKNCGHELRPGSKFCPNCGLPVDETSAESWETYPTYEAGHEETLKDKFFSYRGRLNRKPYFLRGILLSAVSSVLGLLEMLLFPEAFGPDAALRAAVESGGLTAGSGNLIFIALDVALSLSGISLTIRRSHDLNKSGWFLLLLFIPIVNLYAIFKLWLSKGTEGANRFGPDPLAPAKGRV encoded by the coding sequence ATGAGTTTATTTTGTAAAAACTGCGGACATGAATTGCGTCCGGGAAGTAAGTTCTGTCCGAACTGTGGTCTTCCGGTGGATGAGACTTCTGCCGAAAGCTGGGAAACATATCCGACGTATGAGGCGGGGCACGAGGAAACGCTCAAAGATAAATTTTTCTCCTACCGCGGTCGTCTGAACCGGAAACCGTATTTTTTACGGGGCATTTTACTGAGTGCCGTCAGCTCGGTACTGGGTCTTCTTGAAATGCTGCTCTTTCCCGAGGCCTTCGGACCTGACGCGGCACTGCGTGCGGCTGTTGAATCAGGGGGACTGACAGCCGGCAGCGGGAACTTGATTTTTATCGCGCTTGATGTGGCGCTTTCCCTGTCCGGTATTTCCCTGACAATTCGCCGCAGTCACGACCTTAACAAATCCGGCTGGTTCCTGCTGCTGCTCTTTATTCCTATCGTGAATTTGTACGCTATCTTTAAACTTTGGCTTTCTAAGGGGACGGAAGGGGCGAATCGTTTCGGACCGGATCCACTGGCGCCGGCGAAAGGGCGGGTCTGA
- a CDS encoding NAD(P)-binding protein has translation MTRLLIENTTGIQSVLQELYRNMERRISASSPGLCPIDMSLNFLRLCHAQTCGKCVPCRIGLGQLAVLIERVLDRRATLETIDEIERTARVIADSADCAIGYEAANMVLNSVRGFRDDYESHILNGRCITGLTHPVPCVTVCPAHVDIPGYIALIREKRYDDAVRLIRKDNPFPSVCGYVCEHPCEKHCRRRMVDDAINICGLKRFAVDHAKMMAAPPNALPTGKKVAVIGGGPGGLTAAFYLTQMGHDVTVYEQRPQLGGMLRYGIPNYRLPEEVLDRDLAYVLSAGIHYKTGISVGRDVNIKDIQKQYDAVYIAIGAHEDKKLHLPGEDAQNVVSAVALLRGIGENQIPDFSGKDICVIGGGNVSMDAARTALRLGAKSVTVVYRRRIEDMTALEEEIMAAVAEGCEVLPLQAPDHIEKDENGCVSALWTRPQIIGNYSHDGRPKPKDADLPPKRIPCDYVIVAIGQAIVTQPFKAIGVETTPRGAIQADTTSSVPGLYNIFAGGDAVSGPATVIRAVAAGKVAAANIDAFLGFDHKISTPVQVPPAHFTHTPPCGRVNLNHHTPQNCVGDFTLAIDGMTPEEAHQEASRCLRCDHFGFGSFKGGRQTEW, from the coding sequence ATGACTCGACTGCTCATAGAAAATACAACGGGCATACAGTCCGTACTCCAGGAGCTGTACCGCAACATGGAACGCCGCATCAGTGCCAGTTCCCCGGGACTGTGTCCTATTGATATGTCCCTCAACTTTTTACGGCTGTGCCATGCCCAGACATGCGGCAAATGCGTACCCTGCCGAATTGGTCTGGGACAGCTCGCTGTCTTGATTGAACGTGTACTGGACCGGAGAGCCACGCTGGAAACAATTGACGAAATCGAACGGACGGCGCGCGTCATTGCCGATTCGGCTGACTGCGCCATCGGCTACGAAGCTGCCAACATGGTGCTGAACAGCGTCCGCGGTTTTCGTGATGATTATGAATCCCATATTTTGAACGGCCGCTGCATTACCGGACTTACCCATCCGGTTCCCTGCGTGACAGTGTGCCCTGCCCACGTCGATATCCCGGGCTACATTGCGCTCATCCGCGAAAAACGGTACGACGATGCCGTCCGCCTGATCCGCAAAGACAATCCGTTTCCTTCCGTCTGCGGCTACGTCTGCGAGCATCCCTGCGAAAAACACTGCCGCCGGAGGATGGTTGATGATGCCATCAATATCTGCGGCTTGAAACGCTTTGCCGTTGACCATGCCAAAATGATGGCCGCTCCGCCCAATGCGCTGCCAACGGGGAAAAAAGTAGCCGTCATCGGCGGCGGGCCCGGCGGTCTCACAGCAGCTTTCTACCTGACCCAGATGGGACATGATGTGACGGTCTACGAGCAGCGTCCTCAGCTTGGCGGAATGCTGCGCTACGGCATCCCGAACTACCGGCTGCCGGAAGAAGTGCTGGACCGCGATCTGGCCTATGTCCTTTCGGCCGGCATCCACTATAAGACCGGTATTTCTGTCGGCAGGGATGTCAATATCAAGGATATTCAGAAACAATATGACGCGGTTTACATCGCTATCGGTGCCCACGAAGATAAAAAGCTGCATCTTCCGGGTGAAGATGCCCAAAATGTTGTCAGTGCCGTCGCATTGCTGCGCGGCATCGGAGAAAACCAGATTCCGGACTTCAGCGGTAAGGACATATGTGTAATCGGAGGCGGCAACGTGTCCATGGATGCCGCCCGCACAGCACTGCGCCTGGGTGCCAAATCCGTCACGGTTGTCTACCGCCGCCGTATCGAAGATATGACTGCCCTGGAAGAAGAAATTATGGCCGCTGTGGCGGAAGGCTGCGAAGTACTGCCGCTGCAGGCACCTGACCATATAGAAAAGGATGAAAACGGCTGCGTATCCGCTTTGTGGACGCGCCCTCAAATCATTGGCAATTACAGCCACGACGGCCGCCCGAAGCCCAAAGACGCGGATTTGCCGCCGAAACGGATTCCCTGCGACTACGTCATTGTCGCCATCGGGCAAGCCATCGTCACCCAGCCCTTCAAAGCTATCGGTGTGGAAACAACCCCGCGAGGTGCCATTCAGGCTGATACGACAAGCAGCGTCCCCGGCCTTTACAATATTTTTGCCGGCGGTGATGCTGTTTCCGGTCCTGCTACGGTCATTCGTGCCGTTGCGGCCGGTAAAGTGGCAGCCGCCAACATCGATGCTTTTCTCGGATTCGACCATAAGATTTCAACGCCGGTTCAGGTTCCGCCAGCCCACTTTACCCATACACCGCCCTGCGGCAGAGTCAATTTGAACCATCACACCCCGCAAAACTGTGTCGGCGATTTCACGCTGGCCATTGACGGGATGACGCCGGAAGAAGCGCATCAGGAAGCCAGCCGCTGCCTCAGATGTGATCATTTCGGCTTTGGCAGTTTCAAGGGAGGGAGGCAGACAGAATGGTAA
- a CDS encoding GntP family permease, producing the protein MFQIWIFLIGLIIMLMMMMKTKLGPFICMLIASLGIGLFCGLGTDATIKAVVDGFAKTCRSIGLMVIFGTILGIYLEKSKACQQIAETLLRFTGTKNASGALAATGYVVAIPVFSDVALVLLSPLVKSVARKSGKTACSLGVVTACSLLATNAFVAPTPAPLAVVAVLGLDVGTSIMWGLPAALVVTIASWAFGEFYLARKPENWFVPLENEHTNDEAEENDPSRMPSFVASMAPILLPIVLILMKSIGKFILAKGSPALMVINFLGDKNIALCIGILAAVLLLGDYLEKDKKFAPMTDALTTAGPIVFITAAGGALANIVSVTGVGTQIANALAASPIPVFLIPFLITGFSKFAQGSGSVAEIMAAGLAVPLCESGLLTPLQAFLSISAGASLGSHVNNSFTWVFSEFMGYDIKTTMKTLCFCQNVVMSLSGLAAAWVIGSLVH; encoded by the coding sequence ATGTTTCAAATCTGGATCTTTTTAATCGGCCTCATTATTATGCTCATGATGATGATGAAAACGAAGCTGGGTCCCTTTATCTGCATGCTGATTGCCAGTCTTGGCATCGGTCTGTTCTGTGGTTTGGGGACGGATGCGACCATTAAAGCAGTCGTAGATGGTTTTGCAAAGACTTGCCGCAGTATTGGTCTGATGGTCATTTTCGGTACGATCCTCGGGATTTATCTCGAAAAATCCAAGGCATGTCAGCAGATTGCTGAAACGCTGCTGCGTTTTACGGGCACCAAAAATGCCAGCGGAGCCCTGGCTGCTACGGGCTACGTCGTCGCTATTCCTGTTTTCAGCGATGTGGCTCTGGTCTTACTTTCTCCGCTCGTGAAATCTGTGGCCCGCAAGAGTGGTAAAACTGCCTGCTCGCTGGGTGTTGTTACTGCCTGCTCGCTCCTTGCCACTAACGCATTCGTTGCACCGACACCGGCGCCGCTCGCCGTCGTCGCTGTACTGGGTCTTGATGTCGGGACTTCCATTATGTGGGGCCTTCCGGCAGCGCTCGTAGTCACCATTGCTTCCTGGGCTTTTGGTGAATTTTATCTTGCACGGAAACCGGAAAACTGGTTTGTACCCCTTGAAAATGAACATACAAATGACGAAGCAGAAGAAAATGATCCTTCCAGGATGCCTTCCTTCGTGGCTTCCATGGCACCTATTCTTCTCCCTATTGTCCTGATTTTAATGAAATCCATTGGCAAATTTATCCTGGCCAAAGGATCTCCGGCGCTTATGGTCATTAATTTCCTTGGCGATAAGAACATTGCCTTGTGCATCGGTATCCTGGCAGCAGTCCTTCTTCTCGGAGATTACCTGGAAAAAGATAAAAAATTTGCTCCTATGACGGACGCATTGACAACGGCCGGCCCGATTGTCTTTATCACGGCTGCCGGCGGCGCATTGGCCAACATCGTCAGCGTCACGGGCGTAGGTACTCAGATTGCAAATGCGCTTGCTGCATCTCCCATTCCGGTCTTTTTGATTCCGTTCCTGATTACCGGTTTTTCCAAGTTTGCCCAAGGATCCGGTTCTGTAGCAGAAATCATGGCTGCAGGCCTTGCCGTGCCGCTGTGTGAGAGTGGGCTCCTGACTCCGCTTCAGGCTTTCCTTTCTATCAGTGCCGGTGCATCTCTCGGATCTCACGTCAACAACAGCTTTACCTGGGTATTCAGCGAATTCATGGGTTATGACATCAAGACGACTATGAAAACGCTGTGCTTCTGCCAGAACGTCGTCATGTCCCTGTCTGGTCTGGCTGCGGCCTGGGTCATTGGGTCTCTTGTACATTGA
- a CDS encoding [FeFe] hydrogenase, group A — MVTLTINHKKVTVPEGTTILQAAASAHIHIPHLCYLKGINEIAACRVCCVEVEGVHAMVTSCNSPVSEGMVVYTNSPRARETRRVNVELILSQHDCHCADCVRSGNCQLQRIANNLGIIKSPYEVQLPQGLRGAFSTTFPLFRDYQKCIKCMRCIQVCDKIQSMHVWDLAGTGSRTTVDVSGNRVIKDSDCTLCGQCVTHCPTAGLRERDDTQRVYKALADPDKITLVQVAPAVRAAWGEAFGLKREDATMGRVSAALHQMGFDHVYDTGFGADLTIMEEANEFIKRFTSGELKNHPMFTSCCPGWIRFIKGQFPELTGWLSTSKSPQQMFGAIAKTWLAEKLGVDPKKLFLVSIMPCLAKKAECNLPTMKTENGPDVDCVLTTREFIRMMRADEIEPEFLEDMPLDSPMGAHTGAATIFGTTGGVMEAALRTAYYEMTGTNPDPDFFSAIRTGGYGLRDAEYTIGGTKIRCAVVSGLANTRQLMTDLKAGRAHYDFVEVMACPGGCSGGGGQPISIDDEELFGIRGARLRALDKGAKLRFSHENPEIQRLYREYLGKPLSEKAEKLLHTDHFAWNLTDCY; from the coding sequence ATGGTAACTTTGACCATCAATCACAAAAAAGTAACCGTTCCGGAAGGAACGACCATTCTCCAGGCAGCCGCGTCTGCCCATATCCATATCCCCCACCTCTGTTATTTAAAGGGAATCAACGAAATCGCCGCCTGCCGCGTATGCTGCGTCGAAGTCGAAGGCGTTCACGCCATGGTTACTTCCTGCAACAGCCCGGTCAGCGAAGGCATGGTCGTCTATACCAATTCCCCGCGGGCGCGGGAGACGCGCCGGGTCAACGTGGAGCTGATTCTTTCGCAGCATGACTGCCACTGTGCGGACTGCGTACGCAGCGGTAACTGCCAGCTGCAGCGTATTGCCAACAACCTGGGCATCATCAAGTCCCCTTACGAAGTGCAGCTGCCCCAGGGCCTGCGCGGTGCTTTTTCAACGACGTTCCCGCTTTTCCGGGATTATCAGAAGTGCATTAAATGTATGCGCTGTATCCAGGTCTGTGACAAGATTCAGTCTATGCATGTCTGGGACCTGGCCGGAACCGGCAGCCGGACGACTGTGGATGTTTCAGGCAACCGGGTCATCAAGGACTCAGACTGCACCCTCTGCGGACAGTGCGTGACGCATTGCCCGACAGCGGGACTGCGTGAACGGGATGATACGCAAAGGGTCTATAAGGCCCTGGCCGACCCGGATAAAATTACCCTGGTCCAGGTCGCTCCGGCTGTACGGGCTGCCTGGGGCGAAGCCTTTGGTCTGAAGCGGGAAGATGCCACCATGGGACGCGTATCCGCAGCACTGCACCAGATGGGATTTGACCACGTATACGACACGGGCTTCGGTGCCGATCTTACCATCATGGAAGAAGCGAATGAATTCATCAAGCGTTTCACTTCCGGTGAACTCAAGAATCATCCTATGTTTACCAGCTGCTGCCCCGGCTGGATTCGCTTCATCAAAGGACAATTTCCGGAGCTGACAGGCTGGCTTTCGACGTCCAAGTCACCGCAGCAGATGTTCGGCGCCATTGCAAAAACCTGGCTTGCCGAAAAGTTAGGTGTCGACCCGAAGAAACTGTTCCTTGTTTCCATCATGCCCTGCCTTGCGAAAAAGGCGGAATGCAATCTTCCGACGATGAAAACAGAAAACGGGCCGGACGTAGACTGCGTCCTGACAACCCGTGAATTTATCCGCATGATGCGCGCCGATGAAATTGAGCCGGAATTTTTGGAAGACATGCCCCTTGATAGTCCGATGGGCGCCCATACCGGCGCGGCCACAATTTTTGGCACCACGGGCGGCGTCATGGAAGCAGCCCTCCGTACGGCTTATTACGAAATGACGGGTACGAATCCCGATCCCGATTTCTTTTCCGCCATCCGTACCGGCGGATACGGCCTGCGCGACGCCGAATACACAATCGGCGGAACAAAGATCCGCTGTGCCGTTGTCAGCGGACTGGCCAATACGCGTCAGCTGATGACAGATCTCAAGGCCGGCAGGGCCCATTATGATTTCGTAGAAGTCATGGCCTGCCCCGGCGGCTGCTCCGGCGGCGGGGGACAGCCGATTTCTATCGATGACGAGGAACTGTTCGGTATCCGCGGTGCCCGTCTGCGTGCGCTCGACAAGGGAGCCAAGCTGCGTTTTTCCCACGAGAATCCGGAAATACAGCGGCTGTACCGGGAATACCTGGGCAAACCACTCAGCGAAAAAGCAGAAAAATTACTGCACACGGATCACTTTGCTTGGAACCTCACTGATTGTTATTGA
- a CDS encoding divalent metal cation transporter translates to MTTSKTTEKKTMWQRIKNMGPGAIVTAAVVGPGTVTTCGLSGYGFGYGLAWALIFSVIAMFIMQLMTSKIGIIGEMGLADSIRKVFAKSPFRIPLFILLIAAIFCGNCAYQAGNVVGASVGLSILFGPYRTLFCIVISGAALAIVLSGNIKYISNALTALVFVMAMVFLLTAFIVGADFTSLLHGMFVPSIPNGAMLNAIGLIGTTLVPYCLYLHASTTASEKIVDKEDALIDAKYDSVTNAILTAIISISIMIVGHSLAVRGETVKGVADLAMGLEPLAGAGAKAIFSIGIFAAGISSATTAPLAATYVITGILGWSTDLKDKKFRMITTVVFILGCIVAIMGGTPTNIITIAQAVNGVALPLSVCLVVYVANDMNLLGSYKNTGILNGAGAAVFVITLFMAYRTFIVYAPKLAHMAA, encoded by the coding sequence ATGACTACATCGAAGACTACAGAAAAAAAGACGATGTGGCAAAGAATTAAGAACATGGGACCAGGTGCTATCGTAACAGCAGCCGTTGTCGGCCCCGGCACGGTAACGACGTGCGGATTATCCGGCTATGGTTTTGGCTACGGCCTGGCATGGGCACTGATTTTCAGTGTAATCGCCATGTTCATCATGCAGCTGATGACTTCCAAAATCGGTATCATCGGAGAAATGGGACTGGCAGACTCCATTCGCAAAGTCTTTGCAAAGAGTCCTTTCCGCATTCCCCTGTTCATTCTCCTGATTGCCGCTATTTTCTGCGGCAACTGTGCTTACCAGGCAGGTAACGTGGTCGGTGCTTCCGTAGGACTCAGCATTCTGTTTGGGCCGTACCGCACGCTCTTCTGCATCGTGATTTCCGGCGCTGCCCTGGCCATCGTGCTCAGCGGCAATATTAAATACATATCTAACGCCTTAACAGCACTTGTCTTCGTTATGGCTATGGTATTTTTGCTGACTGCTTTCATCGTAGGCGCCGATTTTACTTCCCTGCTCCACGGCATGTTCGTTCCGAGCATTCCTAACGGAGCTATGCTGAACGCTATCGGCCTCATCGGTACGACGCTCGTTCCTTACTGCCTGTATCTGCACGCATCCACAACGGCCAGCGAAAAGATTGTTGACAAGGAAGATGCCTTGATTGATGCCAAGTATGATTCTGTGACCAATGCGATTCTTACGGCAATCATTTCTATCAGCATCATGATTGTTGGTCACAGCCTGGCAGTGCGCGGTGAAACCGTAAAGGGCGTAGCTGACCTGGCTATGGGCCTGGAACCTCTTGCCGGTGCTGGCGCTAAAGCCATTTTCTCCATCGGGATTTTCGCAGCAGGCATCAGCTCCGCAACGACGGCTCCGCTCGCTGCAACCTATGTCATCACGGGTATTTTAGGCTGGTCTACGGATCTGAAAGATAAGAAATTCCGTATGATTACGACGGTTGTGTTTATTTTGGGCTGCATCGTTGCCATCATGGGCGGCACCCCGACGAACATCATCACCATCGCTCAGGCCGTCAACGGTGTGGCACTGCCTTTGAGCGTCTGCCTCGTTGTATATGTAGCTAACGATATGAACCTGCTCGGCAGCTACAAGAATACCGGTATCCTGAACGGCGCCGGTGCTGCGGTATTCGTCATCACGCTCTTCATGGCTTACCGTACATTTATTGTATACGCACCGAAACTTGCCCACATGGCTGCGTAA
- the pcp gene encoding pyroglutamyl-peptidase I has protein sequence MGEKNLTVLVTGFDPFGGEAVNPAFEAAKKLDGVTLAGAEVHTGEIPTIRYQCIAKVREYMGRFHPEIVICVGQAGGSTGISLERVAINCDDFRIPDNGGNQPVDETIVKDGPAAYFSTLPIRAMKTALLAEGIPAVISNSAGTFVCNHVFYTLMDTLAHEPVKRIGGFIHVPYLPEQTAKMTVPEASMSVDTIVKALRIVIETAVEEWKRSGGVARE, from the coding sequence ATGGGAGAAAAGAACTTAACGGTACTCGTGACAGGGTTTGATCCTTTCGGGGGAGAAGCCGTCAATCCGGCCTTCGAAGCTGCTAAAAAATTGGATGGAGTGACGCTGGCCGGAGCGGAAGTCCATACAGGCGAAATCCCGACTATTCGTTATCAATGCATTGCCAAAGTGCGGGAGTATATGGGCAGGTTTCATCCGGAAATCGTTATCTGCGTAGGGCAGGCCGGCGGCAGCACAGGGATTTCCCTGGAGCGCGTAGCTATTAACTGCGATGATTTCCGCATTCCCGATAACGGGGGTAACCAGCCGGTTGACGAAACAATCGTAAAAGACGGGCCGGCCGCGTATTTTTCAACGCTGCCTATCAGAGCGATGAAGACGGCTCTTCTTGCCGAGGGCATTCCTGCCGTTATTTCAAATTCGGCAGGTACCTTCGTCTGCAATCATGTGTTCTATACGCTGATGGACACGCTTGCCCATGAGCCGGTAAAAAGAATCGGCGGCTTTATCCACGTGCCGTACCTGCCGGAGCAGACTGCAAAGATGACCGTACCCGAAGCAAGCATGTCCGTGGATACGATTGTTAAAGCGCTGCGGATTGTTATTGAAACTGCAGTGGAAGAATGGAAAAGGTCAGGCGGAGTGGCTAGAGAATAG
- a CDS encoding gamma-glutamyl-gamma-aminobutyrate hydrolase family protein (Members of this family of hydrolases with an active site Cys residue belong to MEROPS family C26.): MKIGFKRKFTAFFLMIAMAFCALLPALAMAAEAKKPVIGISWESSRDGYDNLKKVIEAAGGIPVELKQVTSKDVKYKADGTVDESCLEPSGMLKQSYADKIKARTYDKTNVAEVMKGIDGVFFTGGEDISPSLFKVPQKEANKGEEINATRDISDYTLWAYCIDKNIPALGVCRGEQMLGIVSGVTFIQDIPTYYAEKGAAYHDLHRMPVGAPNRTYARHDIVITNKKSHLYELVGDTKLANVSSWHHQAIDSLIGSGLIQTAKTVDNGVSIVEGVENPSKDFIVGVQFHPENDCSLAIAEGKPDEALCDVDTCLNIIKGLVKAASK, from the coding sequence ATGAAAATCGGCTTCAAACGAAAATTCACCGCATTCTTCCTGATGATTGCCATGGCATTCTGTGCTCTTTTGCCGGCGCTCGCAATGGCTGCCGAGGCCAAAAAGCCAGTAATCGGTATTTCCTGGGAGAGCAGCAGGGATGGCTATGATAACCTGAAAAAAGTCATTGAGGCAGCCGGCGGAATTCCGGTGGAACTCAAACAGGTAACCAGCAAGGATGTCAAGTACAAAGCAGACGGTACAGTCGATGAAAGCTGCCTGGAACCCTCCGGCATGCTGAAACAAAGTTACGCCGATAAAATCAAGGCCCGCACTTACGATAAGACCAATGTGGCAGAGGTCATGAAGGGCATTGATGGTGTGTTCTTTACCGGCGGCGAAGATATCAGTCCTTCCCTTTTTAAAGTCCCGCAGAAGGAAGCTAACAAGGGAGAAGAAATCAATGCAACCCGTGATATTTCCGATTATACGCTGTGGGCATACTGCATCGATAAGAATATTCCGGCACTCGGTGTTTGCCGCGGCGAACAGATGCTGGGTATCGTTTCCGGGGTGACTTTCATCCAGGATATCCCGACCTATTATGCCGAAAAGGGCGCTGCTTATCATGACCTGCACAGAATGCCCGTGGGGGCACCGAACAGAACGTACGCCCGTCATGATATAGTCATCACCAATAAGAAGTCTCACTTGTATGAACTGGTGGGCGATACCAAGTTGGCTAACGTTTCTTCCTGGCACCATCAGGCCATTGACAGCCTGATCGGCAGCGGCCTGATCCAAACGGCTAAAACCGTTGACAACGGCGTGAGCATCGTGGAAGGCGTTGAAAATCCTTCCAAGGATTTTATCGTTGGGGTTCAGTTCCATCCCGAAAATGACTGCTCCCTGGCCATTGCCGAAGGAAAGCCTGACGAAGCGCTGTGTGACGTTGATACCTGCCTTAACATCATTAAAGGCCTGGTAAAGGCGGCAAGTAAATAA
- a CDS encoding putative hydro-lyase: MENKYAHSTPKEVRELIRKGTITSSTSGMAAGYVQANLICLPGDYAEEFYEFAKLNPQPCPVLEVFKKKPVSTFLAPGENVLSSIPWYNIYRNGKLEKTVPDANSYWTDDMVGFLIGCSYSFEEALLKNGIEIRHMTLGTPVPMFRTTIACKPYGRFHGNYVVSMRPMTPENAQKAKVITEQFPRVHGGPVEIGNPAAIGIKDVMKPDYGEPVPFNDGEIPVFWACGVTPQFVVENVKPPLAISHKPGFMFVSDILNTEIEAKLAERE, encoded by the coding sequence ATGGAAAACAAATATGCACACTCTACTCCGAAAGAAGTTCGCGAACTAATCCGCAAGGGAACTATCACTTCAAGTACATCAGGAATGGCAGCCGGCTACGTTCAGGCCAACCTGATCTGTCTTCCCGGAGATTATGCGGAAGAATTTTATGAGTTTGCAAAGCTGAATCCGCAGCCTTGTCCGGTGCTGGAAGTTTTTAAGAAAAAACCGGTTTCCACGTTCCTGGCACCCGGCGAAAACGTGCTCAGCAGTATTCCCTGGTACAACATATACCGAAACGGGAAACTGGAAAAAACGGTTCCCGACGCCAATTCATACTGGACAGATGACATGGTCGGATTTTTAATCGGCTGCAGCTATTCCTTCGAAGAAGCGCTGCTGAAAAACGGGATTGAAATCCGGCACATGACTCTTGGCACACCGGTTCCCATGTTCCGTACGACCATAGCCTGCAAACCTTACGGCCGTTTCCACGGCAATTATGTCGTCAGCATGAGACCAATGACGCCGGAGAACGCCCAAAAAGCTAAAGTCATTACGGAACAGTTCCCCCGCGTCCATGGCGGTCCTGTTGAAATAGGCAATCCTGCCGCCATCGGAATCAAAGACGTAATGAAGCCTGATTACGGGGAACCCGTTCCTTTCAACGACGGGGAAATCCCGGTATTCTGGGCCTGCGGGGTAACGCCGCAGTTTGTTGTGGAAAACGTAAAACCGCCGCTTGCTATTTCGCATAAACCAGGATTCATGTTTGTCAGTGATATCCTGAATACAGAGATTGAAGCAAAGCTGGCAGAAAGAGAATAA
- a CDS encoding pirin family protein has translation MERKITHRVKGYATVDGAGVHLIRVLGNETVKDFDPFLMLDSFDSSNPDDYTAGFPMHPHRGIETITFLAHGSISHRDTMGFEDTITDGEVQYMNAGSGVLHEEQIPAVPREYGLQLWLNLPAKEKMSSPLYHAIKKNEIQEIPFDGGTLRLLMGSFKTWKGYESRHLPLDYYHIKIEAGKSLTIQTERDRSCMAFTLQGSAVIGGEEVGEKTAVKFSEGDTVTIQGGKEGAEVMFMSSKALGEPVYWGGPVVMDSKAGLYEAFSELRRGTFLKEKMAKE, from the coding sequence ATGGAACGCAAAATTACGCATCGTGTAAAAGGTTATGCAACTGTGGATGGTGCCGGCGTGCATCTGATCCGCGTCTTAGGAAATGAAACGGTAAAAGATTTTGATCCTTTCCTCATGCTGGATTCTTTTGATTCCAGTAATCCTGATGATTACACTGCCGGATTCCCTATGCATCCGCACAGAGGCATCGAGACGATTACCTTTCTGGCCCATGGCAGCATAAGCCATCGTGATACCATGGGATTTGAAGATACGATTACTGACGGAGAAGTACAGTATATGAATGCCGGGTCCGGTGTGCTCCACGAAGAACAAATTCCTGCCGTTCCGAGAGAATACGGTCTGCAGTTATGGCTCAACCTTCCGGCAAAGGAAAAGATGTCATCTCCTCTCTACCACGCAATCAAGAAAAACGAGATTCAGGAGATTCCCTTTGACGGAGGAACGCTTCGGCTGCTTATGGGGTCCTTCAAGACATGGAAAGGCTATGAAAGCCGTCACCTGCCCCTCGATTACTACCACATCAAAATCGAAGCAGGTAAATCCCTTACCATCCAAACTGAAAGAGACCGTTCCTGCATGGCTTTCACCCTCCAGGGCAGTGCCGTCATTGGCGGAGAAGAAGTCGGAGAAAAAACAGCCGTTAAGTTTTCAGAAGGAGATACAGTGACTATCCAGGGCGGAAAAGAAGGAGCCGAAGTGATGTTTATGAGTTCCAAGGCTCTTGGTGAACCAGTATACTGGGGCGGTCCGGTTGTCATGGACAGCAAGGCAGGTTTGTACGAAGCCTTTTCCGAATTAAGGAGAGGAACATTTTTGAAGGAAAAAATGGCAAAAGAGTGA